Proteins found in one Panicum hallii strain FIL2 chromosome 4, PHallii_v3.1, whole genome shotgun sequence genomic segment:
- the LOC112890872 gene encoding protein NRT1/ PTR FAMILY 3.1, with product MAMEEARKTTGRKKGGLRTMPFIFANEVAEKLAVVGFSTNMLTYLTTQLHMPLAKAATTLTNFGGTSAATPLIGAFLADACIGRFWTIAAASIVYQVGMALLTVSAALPQFRPPPCKPGGAAACQEAAPWQLAVLYASLLLNAVGAGGYRPCIVAFGADQFDESRAAERARSWGFFNWYYFCNGASMLLAVTAVVYVQDNVGWGWGLGVPAVCMGVSVAAFVAGYPMYRRLDPAGSPFTRLAQVVVAAAKKRRLPARDVDAAALYENDDLDAPISMYGKLVHTYQLSFFDRAAVVTDGDLVTPTDASSGKTSPPPVPNPWRLSTVHRVEELKSVIRMGPIWAAGILVITASSTQHTFSLQQATTMDRRLAPGLSAFQIPAGSMTVFALLAMLLTLFVYDRALVPLARRVTGLDRGISFLHRMGVGFALSVLATLVAGFVERHRRAAAAAAGATDAGTSPLSAYWLVPQYALHGVAEAFTSVGHLEFMYDQAPESMRSTATALFWLSISLGSYASTLLVDAVHRWSAGPGGANWLPDNINHGRLDYFYWVVTMLQIMNLVYYAICAKRFTFKPVQLHKEVEEEEEGGKALVELQEKV from the exons atggcgatgGAGGAGGCGAGGAAGACGACGGGCAGGAAGAAGGGCGGCCTCAGAACAATGCCCTTCATCTTCG CTAACGAGGTGGCGGAGAAGCTCGCCGTGGTGGGGTTCTCGACCAACATGCTCACGTACCTCACCACGCAGCTGCACATGCCGCTCGCCAAGGCCGCCACCACGCTCACCAACTTCGGCGgcacctccgccgccacgccgctcaTCGGCGCCTTCCTCGCCGACGCCTGCATCGGCCGCTTCTGGACCATCGCCGCCGCATCCATCGTATACCAAGTC GGCATGGCGCTGCTGACGGTGTCGGCGGCGCTGCCGCAGTTCCGGCCCCCGCCGTGCAAgccggggggcgcggcggcgtgccAGGAGGCGGCGCCGTGGCAGCTGGCGGTGCTGTACGCGTCCCTGCTCCTCAACGCGGTGGGCGCCGGCGGGTACCGGCCCTGCATCGTCGCGTTCGGCGCCGACCAGTTCGACGAGTcgcgggcggcggagcgcgCCCGCTCCTGGGGCTTCTTCAACTGGTACTACTTCTGCAACGGCGCGTCCATGCTGCTGGCCGTCACGGCGGTGGTGTACGTGCAGGACAACGTCGGCTGGGGGTGGGGCCTCGGCGTGCCGGCCGTCTGCATGGGCGTCTCCGTCGCCGCCTTCGTCGCCGGGTACCCGatgtaccgccggctcgacccCGCGGGGAGCCCGTTCACGCGGCTCGCGCAGgtggtcgtcgccgccgccaagAAGCGGCGGCTGCCGGCGCGCGACGTCGACGCCGCGGCGCTGTACGAGAACGACGACCTCGACGCGCCCATCTCCATGTACGGCAAGCTCGTGCACACGTACCAGCTCAG CTTCTTCGACCGCGCGGCGGTCGTCACCGATGGCGACCTGGTCACGCCGACCGACGCCTCCTCCGGCAAAACATCGCCCCCGCCCGTCCCGAACCCGTGGCGCCTGAGCACGGTGCACCGCGTGGAGGAGCTCAAGTCGGTGATCCGCATGGGCCCCATCTGGGCGGCGGGCATCCTGGTGATCACGGCGTCGTCGACGCAGCACACCTTCTCCCTGCAGCAGGCGACCACCATGGACCGCCGCCTCGCGCCGGGCCTCTCCGCGTTCCAGATCCCCGCCGGCTCCATGACCGTCTTCGCGCTGCTCGCCATGCTCCTCACCCTCTTCGTCTACGACCGCGCGCTCGTCCCGCTGGCGCGTCGCGTCACGGGGCTAGACCGCGGCATCTCCTTCCTCCACCGCATGGGCGTGGGCTTCGCCCTCAGCGTGCTCGCCACCCTGGTCGCCGGCTTCGTGGAGCGCCACCgcagggccgccgccgcggcggccggcgccacGGACGCCGGCACGTCCCCACTGTCGGCCTACTGGCTGGTGCCGCAGTACGCGCTGCACGGCGTGGCCGAGGCGTTCACCTCCGTGGGGCACCTCGAGTTTATGTACGACCAGGCGCCCGAGAGCATGCGCAGCACGGCCACGGCGCTCTTCTGGCTGTCCATCTCGCTGGGGAGCTACGCGAGCACGTTGCTGGTGGACGCCGTGCACCGGTGGAGCGCCGGGCCCGGCGGCGCCAACTGGCTGCCGGACAACATCAACCACGGCAGGCTGGACTACTTCTACTGGGTCGTCACGATGCTGCAGATCATGAACCTGGTCTACTACGCCATTTGCGCCAAGCGGTTCACGTTCAAGCCCGTGCAGCTCCACAAGGAagtggaggaggaagaagaaggcggCAAGGCACTGGTGGAGCTCCAGGAGAAGGTTTGA
- the LOC112890874 gene encoding uncharacterized protein LOC112890874, whose amino-acid sequence MATSAPAAASSPPAPQPQPEPAQKAVRVVVKGRVTGVGFRDWTASTAESLGLAGWVRNRRDGSVEALLSGDPARIEDMITRRLPVGPPAATVTAVVPSPAEPVDPSAGFEIKFTV is encoded by the coding sequence ATGGCcacctccgcccccgccgccgcctcgtccccgcccgcgccgcagccgcagccggaGCCCGCGCAGAAGGCGGTCCGCGTAGTCGTGAAGGGCCGCGTCACGGGGGTGGGGTTCCGCGACTGGACCGCCTCCACGGCCGAGTCCCTGGGCCTCGCCGGCTGGGTCCGCAACCGCCGCGACGGCAGCGTGGAGGCGCTCCTCTCCGGCGACCCCGCGAGGATCGAGGACATGATAACCCGCCGCCTCCCCGTGGGGccccccgccgccaccgtcaCCGCCGTCGTCCCGTCCCCCGCCGAGCCCGTCGATCCGTCCGCTGGGTTCGAGATCAAGTTCACCGTGTGA
- the LOC112889623 gene encoding uncharacterized protein LOC112889623, whose translation MFPSTSATAPRFLRPFTATAPRRGMAASAAVPSGPPPPPSPAPKAVRVVVKGRVQGVFFRDWTVETARSLGLAGWVRNRRDGTVEALLSGDPDKVDEMVSRRIPVGPPAAAVTAVVPSPADPVDPAEGFRRKPTA comes from the coding sequence ATGTTCccctccacctccgccaccgcgcCCCGCTTCCTCCGCCCCTTCACCGCCACCGCGCCCCGCCGCGGCATGGCGGCGTCCGCGGCCGTCCCGTCcggccctccgccgccgccgtccccggcCCCCAAGGCGGTGCGCGTGGTGGTGAAGGGCCGCGTGCAGGGGGTCTTCTTCCGGGACTGGACCGTGGAGACGGCGCGCTCGCTGGGGCTCGCCGGCTGGGTCCGCAACCGCCGCGACGGCACCGTGGAGGCGCTCCTCTCCGGGGACCCGGACAAGGTCGACGAGATGGTGTCCCGGCGGATCCCCGTgggcccgcccgccgccgccgtcaccgccGTCGTGCCCTCACCCGCCGACCCGGTCGACCCCGCCGAGGGGTTCCGACGCAAGCCCACCGCCTGA
- the LOC112889622 gene encoding ras-associated and pleckstrin homology domains-containing protein 1-like yields MVGRSLSICEFAALLDAAGGMVDGRPLGRINRGRRSYRQNLTHHGLVAILKINDMQNSEDRAPMSKILTTARSNSLSLHQEDYKFRTNTGLPPFHPHEPAQTPTAAIATQRKRSMASCKLVALLFALAAVASATAVQPSEARIQGLERRQDAGGDQMLRPSTFHSTAPPPRSPGVVPLPPQPATGSAPPPPPPPLTECMTPLIGMVPCMDYLTNLTVLTPPAACCDGLKAVIRGAPICLCHGMNGGMNSLMPRPIDPLRMVVLPLTCGAMLPLETLLSCNTQHVPPIMPPMPAPATADARAASP; encoded by the exons ATGGTCGGACGGAGCCTCTCGATCTGTGAGTTCGCCGCTTTGCTGGATGCTGCTGGTGGTATGGTAGACGGTAGACCACTGGGCCGAATCAACAG AGGCAGAAGGAGCTACAGGCAGAATCTCACGCACCATGGACTCGTTGCCATTCTGAAGATAAATGACATGCAGAATTCGGAAGATAGAGCACCGATGTCCAAAATCCTTACAACAGCACGTTCAAATTCTCTATCTTTACACCAGGAGGACTATAAATTTCGGACCAACACAGGGCTCCCTCCATTCCATCCACACGAACCAGCCCAAACGCCTACGGCGGCCATAGCAACCCAACGCAAGAGATCGATGGCGTCCTGCAAGCTCGTCGCCCTTCTCTTCGCCTTGGCCGCGGTGGcgtcggcgacggcggtgcAGCCGTCCGAAGCGAGGATCCAAGGACTCGAGCGCCGCCAAGATGCCGGGGGAGACCAAATGCTGCGCCCCTCGACGTTCCAcagcaccgcgccgccgccgaggtcgCCCGGCGTAGTCCCACTCCCACCCCAGCCCGCCACGGGaagcgccccgccgccgccgccgccgccgctgacgGAGTGCATGACGCCGCTGATCGGCATGGTGCCGTGTATGGACTACCTCACCAACCTCACCGTGCTGACGCCCCCGGCCGCGTGCTGCGACGGCCTCAAGGCGGTCATCCGCGGCGCCCCCATCTGCCTCTGCCACGGCATGAACGGCGGCATGAACAGCCTCATGCCCCGGCCCATCGACCCCCTCCGGATGGTCGTCCTCCCGCTCACCTGCGGCGCCATGCTTCCGCTCGAGACGCTCCTCTCCTGCAACA CGCAACACGTGCCGCCGATAATGCCACCgatgccggcgccggcgacggccgATGCTCGTGCAGCGTCACCATGA
- the LOC112890946 gene encoding uncharacterized protein LOC112890946, whose protein sequence is MEPASVTSGPAPRIREVFQFRRQLRRARAASCGGGVLDPTLPEGRARAEQTTERTIPAMAARCALPSPSCLVHQPLCGNKLAKKLTPCLSSPRAVRVRVNAAKLPPGVEVPRLQPKLSEPFLGFTQTAEIWNSRACMMGLIGTFIVELVLNKGILQIIGVEVGKGLDLPL, encoded by the exons ATGGAGCCAGCGTCGGTGACCTCTGGGCCCGCGCCCAGGATACGCGAGGTGTTCCAGTTTCGACgccaactccggcgagctcgagcgGCGAGCTGCGGGGGCGG GGTCCTGGATCCGACTCTTCCAGAAGGAAGAGCAAGAGCAGAACAGACCACCGAAAGAACAATCCCAGCAATGGCAGCAAGGTGTGCCCTTCCTTCACCATCCTGCTTGGTTCACCAACCACTCTGCGGCAACAAGCTCGCCAAGAAACTCACTCCATGCCTGTCGTCGCCAAGAGCCGTGAGGGTTAGAGTGAATGCTGCAAAGCTTCCTCCAGGG GTTGAGGTGCCGAGGTTGCAGCCGAAGCTGAGCGAGCCCTTCTTGGGGTTCACCCAGACTGCCGAGATCTGGAACTCCAGGGCCTGCATGATGGGCCTCATCGGCACCTTCATCGTGGAACTG GTGCTAAACAAGGGGATTCTTCAGATAATTGGGGTGGAGGTGGGGAAGGGCCTCGACCTTCCTCTTTAA
- the LOC112890947 gene encoding protein CURVATURE THYLAKOID 1A, chloroplastic-like yields the protein MAATAYSVALLGGARLPAAPRSASLLPRRSACQLRLQVADAPRLSLLRVKAASEDTSASGDELIEELKAKWDAVEDKPTVLLYGGGAIVALWLTSVVVGAINAVPLLPKIMELVGLGYTGWFVYRYLLFKESRKELASDIETLKKKITGTE from the exons ATGGCGGCCACGGCGTACTCCGTGGCGCTCCTCGGCGGCGcgcgcctccccgccgccccgcgctccGCTTCTCTCCTCCCGCGCCGCAGCGCCTGCCAGCTCCGCCTCCAAG TTGCAGATGCGCCGAGGCTCTCCCTGCTCCGCGTGAAGGCCGCCTCCGAGGACACCTCGGCCTCCGGCGACGAGCTCATCGAGGAGCTCAAAGCCAAG TGGGACGCCGTTGAGGACAAGCCCACCGTGCTCTtgtacggcggcggcgccatcgTCGCCCTCTGGCTGACGTCCGTGGTCGTCGGCGCCATCAACGCCGTGCCGCTG CTCCCCAAGATCATGGAGCTCGTTGGGCTCGGCTACACCGGCTGGTTCGTGTACCGCTACCTCCTCTTCAAG GAAAGCCGGAAAGAGTTGGCTAGCGACATTGAGACCTTGAAGAAAAAGATCACCGGAACGGAATAA
- the LOC112890945 gene encoding carbon catabolite repressor protein 4 homolog 3-like isoform X1 — MSRRAAMASSAAPRARLSPPAPAVRPPRKRGRSPPAPGSTSSWRASTENAAPRDQRSRWQAPERALGRVWRQFRPPQPALPSSRRWLSSEDASTSTSGDTCTIMSYNILADYNARNHPDLYQDVPWDAMRWDSRRRLIIRDIRHWDPDLVCLQEVDRFQDIAAGMKSRGYEGIFQRRTGDTRDGCAMFWKSKRLHLLEEDSIDFSEFDLRNNVAQICVFELNGAHKLVLGNIHVLFNPKRGDVKLGQIRLLAEKANALAEKWDKIPIVLAGDFNSTPDSAIYKFLTTMKLNISLHDRRQLSGLDSSEFDLYELCSSLKYQWSDEEVRNATGYSNVMVAEHPLKLSSSYANLKGNSNNRGLHGEPLATSFHKKFLGTVDYLWYTHGLECSKVLDTFPIGVLRRTRCLPTREIGSDHLPIIAEFAFTESLEDDSEEEDDSEQDDEPVQEVCTGQHVYPSDGEAR, encoded by the exons ATGTCTCGCCGCGCCGCCATGGCATCatccgccgccccgcgcgcgcgcctttcgccgccggcgcccgccgTTCGCCCCCCGAGGAAGCGAGGCCGGTCGCCGCCCGCACCAGGAAGCACATCTTCGTGGCGCGCATCCACCGAGAACGCCGCGCCCCGCGACCAACGCAGCCGCTGGCAAGCCCCGGAGCGTGCCCTTGGTCGCGTCTGGCGGCAGTTCCGCCCGCCGCAGCCTGCCTTGCCCTCCTCGCGGCGGTGGCTTTCATCGGAGGACGCCTCTACCTCCACTTCCGGAG ACACCTGCACAATCATGTCGTACAACATCTTGGCTGATTACAATGCAAGGAACCATCCTGACCTTTATCAGGATGTCCCTTGGGATGCAATGAGGTGGGATTCAAGGAGGCGGCTTATTATCCGTGACATTAGGCACTGGGACCCTGACCTAGTGTGTCTTCAA GAGGTGGATAGGTTTCAGGACATTGCTGCAGGAATGAAGAGCAGGGGGTATGAAGGTATATTTCAG AGGCGAACTGGAGATACTAGAGATGGATGTGCCATGTTTTGGAAGTCAAAACG GTTACATCTGCTTGAGGAAGATAGTATTGACTTTAGTGAATTCGATCTCCGAAATAATGTTGCTCAAATATGTGTTTTTGAG CTTAATGGAGCACACAAATTAGTTCTCGGGAATATTCATGTTTTGTTTAATCCAAAGAGGGGTGATGTAAAATTAGGCCAG ATTCGCTTGCTAGCTGAGAAGGCAAATGCTCTTGCTGAAAAATGGGATAAAATTCCTATTGTGCTTGCTGGTGATTTCAACAGCACGCCTGAT AGTGCTATCTACAAATTCTTGACGACAATGAAG CTGAACATTTCTTTGCATGATAGAAGACAGTTATCTGGACTTGATAGCTCTGAATTTGATCTATACGAGCTTTGTAG TTCACTGAAGTACCAATGGAGTGATGAAGAAGTGAGAAACGCGACCGGGTATTCAAACGTCATGGTCGCTGAACATCCATTGAAGCTCAGTAGTTCATATGCTAATTTAAAG GGAAATTCAAACAATAGGGGTCTTCATGGTGAACCTCTGGCAACCTCCTTTCACAAGAAATTTCTTGGCACGGTGGATTATTTGTG GTACACTCATGGACTTGAATGCTCCAAGGTTTTGGACACGTTCCCTATAGGTGTTTTGAGGAGAACAAGGTGTCTACCAACCAGG GAAATTGGCAGTGATCATTTGCCCATTATTGCTGAATTCGCCTTCACGGAATCACTTGAAGATGATtctgaggaagaagatgatTCTGAGCAAGATGACGAGCCTGTGCAAGAAGTGTGCACAGGGCAACACGTTTACCCCTCAGATGGTGAGGCCCGTTGA
- the LOC112890945 gene encoding carbon catabolite repressor protein 4 homolog 3-like isoform X2, giving the protein MKSRGYEGIFQRRTGDTRDGCAMFWKSKRLHLLEEDSIDFSEFDLRNNVAQICVFELNGAHKLVLGNIHVLFNPKRGDVKLGQIRLLAEKANALAEKWDKIPIVLAGDFNSTPDSAIYKFLTTMKLNISLHDRRQLSGLDSSEFDLYELCSSLKYQWSDEEVRNATGYSNVMVAEHPLKLSSSYANLKGNSNNRGLHGEPLATSFHKKFLGTVDYLWYTHGLECSKVLDTFPIGVLRRTRCLPTREIGSDHLPIIAEFAFTESLEDDSEEEDDSEQDDEPVQEVCTGQHVYPSDGEAR; this is encoded by the exons ATGAAGAGCAGGGGGTATGAAGGTATATTTCAG AGGCGAACTGGAGATACTAGAGATGGATGTGCCATGTTTTGGAAGTCAAAACG GTTACATCTGCTTGAGGAAGATAGTATTGACTTTAGTGAATTCGATCTCCGAAATAATGTTGCTCAAATATGTGTTTTTGAG CTTAATGGAGCACACAAATTAGTTCTCGGGAATATTCATGTTTTGTTTAATCCAAAGAGGGGTGATGTAAAATTAGGCCAG ATTCGCTTGCTAGCTGAGAAGGCAAATGCTCTTGCTGAAAAATGGGATAAAATTCCTATTGTGCTTGCTGGTGATTTCAACAGCACGCCTGAT AGTGCTATCTACAAATTCTTGACGACAATGAAG CTGAACATTTCTTTGCATGATAGAAGACAGTTATCTGGACTTGATAGCTCTGAATTTGATCTATACGAGCTTTGTAG TTCACTGAAGTACCAATGGAGTGATGAAGAAGTGAGAAACGCGACCGGGTATTCAAACGTCATGGTCGCTGAACATCCATTGAAGCTCAGTAGTTCATATGCTAATTTAAAG GGAAATTCAAACAATAGGGGTCTTCATGGTGAACCTCTGGCAACCTCCTTTCACAAGAAATTTCTTGGCACGGTGGATTATTTGTG GTACACTCATGGACTTGAATGCTCCAAGGTTTTGGACACGTTCCCTATAGGTGTTTTGAGGAGAACAAGGTGTCTACCAACCAGG GAAATTGGCAGTGATCATTTGCCCATTATTGCTGAATTCGCCTTCACGGAATCACTTGAAGATGATtctgaggaagaagatgatTCTGAGCAAGATGACGAGCCTGTGCAAGAAGTGTGCACAGGGCAACACGTTTACCCCTCAGATGGTGAGGCCCGTTGA
- the LOC112890943 gene encoding asparagine synthetase [glutamine-hydrolyzing] 2 translates to MCGILAVLGVADVSLAKRSRIIELSRRLRHRGPDWSGLHCHQDCYLAHQRLAIVDPTSGDQPLYNEDKSIVVTVNGEIYNHEELKAKLTTHQFQTGSDCEVIAHLYEEYGEEFVDMLDGMFSFVLLDTRDKTFIAARDAIGICPLYMGWGLDGSVWFSSEMKALSDDCERFVAFPPGHLYSSKTGALRRWYNPPWFSESIPSTPYNALLLREMFEKSVIKRLMTDVPFGVLLSGGLDSSLVASVASRHLEETKAASQWGNKLHTFCIGLKGSPDLKAAREVADYLNTVHHEFHFTVQEGIDALEEVIYHTETYDVTTIRASTPMFLMSRKIKSLGVKMVLSGEGSDEIFGGYLYFHKAPNKKEFHEETCRKIKALHLYDCLRANKATSAWGVEARVPFLDKSFIDVAMDIDPEWKMIRRDLGRIEKWVIRNAFDDEKRPYLPKHILYRQKEQFSDGVGYSWIDGLKDHASQHVSDSMMMNASFVYPENTPTTKEGYYYRMIFEKFFPKPAARSTVPGGPSVACSTAKAVEWDAAWSKNLDPSGRAALGVHDAAYEDTLGEAPAAIDPVSDNSPRPAIGGNLVKPVASATAV, encoded by the exons ATGTGCGGCATCCTCGCCGTCCTCGGCGTCGCCGACGTATCCCTCGCCAAGCGCTCCCGCATCATCGAGCTCTCGCGCAG GTTACGGCACCGAGGACCTGATTGGAGTGGTCTACACTGCCACCAGGATTGCTATCTTGCACACCAGCGGTTGGCTATTGTTGATCCCACATCTGGAGACCAGCCATTGTACAATGAGGACAAATCAATTGTTGTAACG GTGAATGGAGAGATCTATAACCATGAAGAGTTGAAAGCAAAGTTGACAACCCATCAATTCCAAACTGGCAGTGATTGTGAAGTTATTGCCCATCTC TATGAAGAATATGGGGAAGAATTCGTGGATATGTTGGATGGCATGTTCTCGTTTGTTCTTCTTGATACACGTGATAAAACCTTCATCGCAGCCCGTGATGCTATTGGCATCTGCCCTTTATACATGGGATGGGGTCTTGATG GGTCAGTTTGGTTTTCTTCAGAGATGAAGGCATTGAGTGACGATTGTGAACGCTTTGTAGCCTTCCCACCTGGACACCTGTACTCCAGCAAAACAG GTGCACTAAGGAGATGGTACAACCCACCATGGTTTTCAGAGAGCATTCCCTCAACCCCTTACAATGCTCTCCTCCTCCGAGAGATGTTTGAGAAG TCTGTTATCAAGAGGCTGATGACTGATGTGCCATTTGGTGTACTCTTGTCTGGTGGACTTGACTCTTCTTTGGTTGCATCTGTTGCTTCACGGCACTTAGAAGAAACAAAAGCTGCAAGCCAGTGGGGAAACAAGCTGCATACCTTTTGTATCGGCTTGAAG GGTTCTCCTGATCTTAAAGCTGCTAGGGAAGTTGCTGACTACCTCAACACTGTACATCATGAATTCCACTTTACAGTGCAG GAAGGCATTGATGCCTTGGAAGAAGTCATCTACCATACTGAGACATATGATGTTACGACGATCAGAGCAAGTACCCCAATGTTTTTGATGTCACGTAAAATCAAATCTTTGGGGGTGAAGATGGTTCTTTCTGGAGAAGGCTCAGATGAAATTTTTGGTGGATACCTTTATtttcataaggcaccaaacaagAAGGAATTCCATGAGGAAACATGTCGGAAG ATAAAAGCTCTACATTTATATGACTGCTTGAGAGCAAACAAAGCAACTTCTGCCTGGGGTGTTGAGGCACGTGTTCCATTCCTTGACAAGAGTTTCATCGATGTAGCAATGGACATCGATCCTGAATGGAAGATG ATAAGACGTGACCTTGGTCGGATTGAGAAGTGGGTTATCCGTAATGCATTCGACGATGAGAAGAGGCCCTATTTACCTAAG CACATTCTATACAGGCAGAAGGAACAGTTCAGTGATGGTGTTGGGTATAGTTGgattgatggattgaaggaccATGCAAGTCAACAT GTCTCAGATTCCATGATGATGAATGCTAGTTTTGTTTACCCAGAGAACACACCCACAACAAAAGAAGGATACTATTATAGAATGATATTCGAGAAATTCTTCCCCAAG CCCGCGGCAAGGTCAACTGTCCCTGGAGGTCCAAGTGTGGCATGCAGCACCGCCAAAGCTGTTGAATGGGACGCGGCCTGGTCCAAGAACCTTGATCCATCTGGCCGTGCTGCTCTGGGTGTACATGATGCTGCGTACGAAGATACTCTAGGGGAAGCTCCTGCAGCCATCGATCCAGTTTCAGATAACAGCCCTCGTCCAGCTATTGGTGGAAACCTCGTGAAACCCGTTGCTTCAGCCACTGCTGTCTAA
- the LOC112889618 gene encoding transcription factor TGAL3-like has product MAPPAVAAAADDARFCLPWAAAGAAPFENWGDSGIVVTSPLTETTCTDADDASGDRQHAQGGAITQSVAAYMDSCAASKEGPCRDQKVQRRLAQNREAARKSRMRKKAYIVELESSRTKLAQLEQELQRARQQGMFIASGRTGDHGGSTGGASAFDLEYARWLDEHQRHMTDLRVALGAQIGDDDLRVLVDGAMLHYEQMFRLKGAATRSDVFHVLSGMWMSPAERFFMWLGGFRSSELLKVLARHVEPLTEQQLVGICSLQQSSQQAEDALSQGMEALQQALADTLAAAAAGAGAGGAESVTNYMGQMAVAMGKLATVENFLRQADLLRQQTLQQMRRILTTRQAARALLVVSDYFSRLRALSSLWLTRPRD; this is encoded by the exons ATGGCGCCCCCGGCGGTGGCCGCGGCGGCTGATGACGCCCGGTTCTGCCtgccgtgggcggcggcgggtgcggcGCCCTTCGAGAACTGGGGCGACTCCGGCATCGTCGTCACGAGCCCGCTCACCGAGACGACCTGCACCGACGCCGACGACGCCAGCGGCGACAGGCAGCACGCGCAG GGTGGAGCCATCACGCAGAGCGTCGCCGCTTACATGGATTCGTGCGCTGCGTCCAAGGAAGGACCATGCAGGGATCAGAAG GTGCAGAGGAGGCTTGCGCAGAACCGCGAGGCGGCCCGGAAAAGCCGGATGAGGAAGAAG GCGTACATTGTGGAGCTGGAGAGCAGCCGGACTAAGCTGGCGCAGCTTGAGCAGGAGCTTCAGAGGGCAAGGCAGCAGGGGATGTTCATTGCAAGCGGACGCACCGGTGATCATGGAGGCTCCACCGGAG GCGCGTCGGCGTTCGACCTGGAGTACGCGCGGTGGCTGGACGAGCACCAGCGGCACATGACCGACCTCCGCGTGGCCCTGGGCGCGCAGATCGGCGACGACGACCTTCGCGTGCTGGTGGACGGCGCGATGCTGCACTACGAGCAGATGTTCCGGCTCAAGGGCGCGGCCACCCGGTCCGACGTGTTCCACGTGCTGTCGGGGATGTGGATGAGCCCCGCGGAGCGGTTCTTCATGTGGCTGGGCGGGTTCCGGTCGTCGGAGCTGCTCAAGGTGCTGGCGCGGCACGTGGAGCCGTTGACGGAGCAGCAGCTGGTGGGCATCTGCAGCCTGCAGCAGTCGTCGCAGCAGGCCGAGGACGCGCTGTCGCAGGGGATGGAGGCCCTGCAGCAGGCGCTGGCGGacacgctcgccgccgccgccgccggggccgggGCGGGGGGCGCCGAGAGCGTGACCAACTACATGGGGCAGATGGCCGTGGCCATGGGCAAGCTCGCCACCGTGGAGAACTTCCTCCGGCAGGCGGACCTGCTCCGGCAgcagacgctgcagcagatgCGCCGGATCCTGACCAcgcggcaggcggcgcgcgcgctgcTCGTCGTCAGCGACTACTTCTCCCGGCTCCGGGCGCTGAGCTCCCTGTGGCTCACGCGGCCGAGGGACTGA